The genomic segment ATAAACGCATGCTCCACAACCATTACAGAGTCGCCAGGAGACTACATCCTCAATCTTTTTGATTTTTTTGAACATCTGTAAATAAATATCCTTTTCGGGTATTACAACAATTATATACAGGAGAGAATCAATTCTAAAAAATGAATACCTGTATTGGCTGGAAAAATCAATCCGAGAAGCTAATTATCAGCAACCCTGACCGCTACTCTGCGTTAACAAGTGGTTCCTTGCAATCATCTGTTATAACCCCTTCTGTTACAACTTTTTCTTTTTGCAATAAAGAGTCGATTATGTTCAGGTATTTGTGCTTGTTTTTTTCCCATGAAAACCTCGAAATGAACTCATATGAATTTATGACCAAAGTCTGGCGCAACTCCATATTTTCGTATGCTGTAATTATCTTTTCGGCTAAATCCATATAATCTCCGGCTTTATGAAAGAGCACCTGTGAATCATCTATGTAATATTTGTGCACGGTTGTATCTGATACCACGAGTGGTATATCTAAGGTCATGAACTCAAAAATTTTCGTGCTGAATGCTTCATCACTGAACCCATTCGATAGTTTTGGTTCAACTCCTAAATCTGCTATCTGCATAGTTTTTGGAATTTCATCCAGACTGACACAACCACAGAATTCTACAAAGCGTTCAACATTTAAATCTGCTGTTATCTTCTTGAAGTAACCCTCATCAGTTCCTGTTCCATATATTTTTAACCTGATTTCCGGTATTTTGTCCTTCAACAAATCAACAGCCCGGATAGCAGCCTCTAATCCCTGGTGTTTGCTTAGTGTGCCAGGATAAACCAGTGTAAAATATTTGTCATCTTTTACCACATCTGTTTTTCTGAAAATGTCGGGATCTGGATAATTAAGAATAGTTGTACAATGCCTTGAAGATACAGAACGTTTTACTAAACGCTCTCTCCATATGTCATTTGCAATAATCACATGATTTGCGAACTTACAAGATATTTTTTCAACTATAGAGAGCAACCTGAAACAGAGGTTATGTTCAGCAGCACAAAATTTACTTGAAAAAAGTTCCGGGACAAGGTCATGTATGTCCAGTATTACCTTCGAACCAAAAAGCTTGGCAAAAAGGGCAGAAAACACTTCAAAATCCGGAACAGAATGAACGTGTATTATATCGTATCTGTTTCTAAACGATTTCCGCAGCAGGAAAAGTGTCGA from the Chitinispirillum alkaliphilum genome contains:
- a CDS encoding Glycosyl transferase, which produces MKACMVAYAFYETDNRVRRYAETLTKEGWEVDAVTIGNKSTGFEVLKGVNVYKIQKRDVNEKNKLQYLFRLLVFLIKSTLFLLRKSFRNRYDIIHVHSVPDFEVFSALFAKLFGSKVILDIHDLVPELFSSKFCAAEHNLCFRLLSIVEKISCKFANHVIIANDIWRERLVKRSVSSRHCTTILNYPDPDIFRKTDVVKDDKYFTLVYPGTLSKHQGLEAAIRAVDLLKDKIPEIRLKIYGTGTDEGYFKKITADLNVERFVEFCGCVSLDEIPKTMQIADLGVEPKLSNGFSDEAFSTKIFEFMTLDIPLVVSDTTVHKYYIDDSQVLFHKAGDYMDLAEKIITAYENMELRQTLVINSYEFISRFSWEKNKHKYLNIIDSLLQKEKVVTEGVITDDCKEPLVNAE